One window of Chryseobacterium indologenes genomic DNA carries:
- a CDS encoding L,D-transpeptidase — translation MKNISVKKSFLYACLCAVFLVSCKKEIDKISDTFKDTVSSSEVQEAEKDSIKKDSVPVVKKESIPPAMQENGFYNAFVLPKDKKMRDSIYAEYSKKYSVEERTAILALNRLDSKSKWNADTLVVPAKIDTTLMAYSPFPMQLDVLSGVKKFVIFSYPIQAFAVYSNGSLVKWGPTSMGKKAAQTTRGLTFANWKKKLAISTVSTEWKLPYNFNIHNIGGIGWHEYTLPGYPASHSCLRLLRKDAQWLYSYADTWILNPGGATTKAKGTAVMVFGDYKWGGRKPWRKLLDDPNANNISVEELTKLLEPEVPKMLKEQSNREKVVDSIKTAKAMATPIQNEKPVESPSN, via the coding sequence ATGAAAAACATATCTGTGAAAAAATCCTTTCTTTATGCTTGTTTATGCGCAGTTTTTCTTGTTTCCTGTAAAAAGGAAATAGATAAAATAAGCGATACGTTTAAAGATACCGTTTCTTCTTCTGAAGTACAGGAGGCAGAAAAGGATTCTATAAAGAAGGACTCTGTTCCTGTAGTAAAAAAAGAATCTATTCCACCTGCCATGCAGGAGAATGGGTTTTATAATGCTTTTGTTCTTCCAAAGGATAAAAAGATGCGTGATTCTATCTATGCTGAATACAGTAAGAAATACAGTGTAGAAGAACGTACCGCTATTTTAGCTCTGAACAGACTGGATTCTAAAAGTAAATGGAATGCTGATACACTGGTAGTTCCAGCGAAAATAGATACAACATTGATGGCATATTCACCATTCCCAATGCAGTTGGATGTATTAAGCGGAGTGAAAAAGTTTGTCATATTCTCATACCCGATACAAGCTTTTGCGGTATATTCCAATGGGAGTCTTGTGAAATGGGGACCTACAAGTATGGGTAAAAAGGCTGCTCAGACAACAAGAGGACTTACTTTTGCCAACTGGAAAAAGAAACTGGCTATTTCCACAGTGAGCACTGAATGGAAACTTCCGTATAATTTTAATATTCATAATATTGGAGGGATCGGATGGCATGAATACACGCTTCCGGGATATCCTGCCTCACACTCATGTCTTCGATTGCTGAGAAAAGATGCGCAATGGCTGTATTCTTATGCAGATACCTGGATACTGAATCCTGGTGGTGCTACAACTAAAGCCAAGGGTACAGCGGTAATGGTATTCGGGGACTATAAATGGGGTGGAAGAAAACCATGGAGAAAGCTTTTAGATGATCCTAATGCCAACAATATATCCGTTGAAGAACTCACCAAGCTTCTTGAGCCTGAGGTTCCGAAAATGTTAAAAGAACAAAGCAACAGAGAAAAAGTGGTGGATTCTATCAAAACAGCAAAAGCAATGGCTACACCTATTCAGAATGAAAAGCCTGTAGAATCTCCGTCTAATTAA